The following proteins are co-located in the Paenibacillus sp. JNUCC32 genome:
- the fliY gene encoding flagellar motor switch phosphatase FliY, with protein sequence MTSKDYLSQEEIDALLKQSEMASPASIPSAATVDDVLTPLEQDALGEIGNITFGSAATALSTLLGKKVDITTPRVSIIKRSEFEEEFPKPHVAVHVKYVDGFEGINSLVIKTRDAQVIADLMLGGEGNPVEEELNEIHISAVQEAMNQMMGSSATSMSTIFNRFVNISPPGIDILNMANGEGVNNLPPDETLIKISFRLIIGELIDSTIMQLLPVHFSKDMVHMLINGTEEPQPAKQEAAPAVEAPASAQESAQAPVNPAQTQDMGQGYDYGQGYGQPMPGHGGPIPQQSMPYGQPQMPYQAQPQQYGGMPNRNVNVQPVQFANLQSAPYTQVDENNLNLLMDIPLKVTVELGRTQKQIKDILEMSQGSIIELDKLAGEPVDILVNHKLIAKGEVVVIDENFGVRVTDIVSQWDRIQKLQ encoded by the coding sequence TTGACGAGTAAAGATTATTTATCCCAGGAAGAAATCGACGCTTTGTTAAAACAGTCGGAAATGGCATCACCAGCATCAATTCCTTCGGCGGCGACTGTCGATGACGTATTAACACCTCTGGAGCAGGACGCGCTGGGTGAGATCGGTAACATAACCTTCGGCAGCGCTGCAACCGCCCTGTCCACCTTGCTGGGCAAAAAAGTGGATATCACGACCCCCAGAGTTTCGATCATTAAGCGAAGCGAGTTCGAGGAAGAATTTCCGAAGCCGCATGTTGCGGTACACGTTAAGTACGTGGACGGATTTGAAGGAATTAATTCGCTGGTCATTAAGACACGCGATGCGCAGGTCATTGCCGATCTCATGTTAGGCGGGGAAGGCAACCCGGTGGAAGAGGAACTCAATGAGATTCATATCAGTGCCGTTCAGGAAGCGATGAACCAGATGATGGGGTCTTCCGCAACAAGCATGTCGACGATTTTCAACCGGTTTGTCAATATATCGCCGCCGGGCATTGACATTCTCAACATGGCGAACGGGGAAGGGGTCAACAACCTGCCGCCGGATGAAACGCTGATTAAGATTTCTTTCCGATTAATTATCGGTGAACTTATTGATTCAACCATTATGCAGCTGCTGCCCGTTCATTTCTCCAAGGATATGGTTCACATGCTCATCAACGGGACAGAAGAACCGCAGCCTGCGAAGCAGGAAGCTGCTCCAGCGGTGGAAGCGCCGGCCAGTGCCCAGGAGTCGGCACAAGCACCGGTTAATCCGGCACAAACCCAAGACATGGGTCAAGGCTACGATTATGGACAAGGCTACGGTCAGCCTATGCCAGGACATGGCGGGCCCATCCCGCAGCAATCCATGCCATACGGTCAGCCGCAGATGCCTTACCAAGCACAGCCGCAACAGTATGGCGGCATGCCGAATCGCAATGTGAATGTACAGCCCGTGCAGTTCGCTAATCTGCAATCTGCACCGTACACCCAGGTGGATGAAAACAATCTGAACTTACTGATGGACATTCCCCTTAAAGTCACCGTAGAATTAGGGAGGACCCAAAAGCAAATTAAGGATATCCTGGAAATGTCGCAAGGTTCGATTATCGAGCTGGACAAGCTGGCCGGTGAGCCTGTTGACATCCTCGTCAATCATAAACTGATTGCCAAAGGCGAGGTCGTTGTCATCGATGAGAACTTTGGTGTGCGTGTGACGGATATCGTAAGCCAATGGGACCGGATTCAAAAATTACAATAG
- a CDS encoding response regulator produces the protein MANRILIVDDAAFMRMMIRDILVKNGFEVVGEAQDGAQAIEKFKELRPDLITMDITMPEMDGIAALKEIKKVDANAKVIMCSAMGQQAMVIDAIQAGAKDFIVKPFQSDRVIEAINKTLGV, from the coding sequence ATGGCTAACCGAATTCTGATCGTGGACGATGCTGCATTTATGAGAATGATGATCCGTGACATATTGGTCAAGAACGGATTCGAGGTTGTGGGGGAAGCACAGGACGGTGCACAAGCAATCGAGAAATTTAAGGAACTTCGTCCAGATCTGATTACGATGGATATTACGATGCCGGAAATGGATGGTATCGCAGCGCTTAAAGAGATTAAAAAAGTAGATGCCAATGCCAAAGTAATTATGTGCTCTGCCATGGGTCAGCAAGCGATGGTTATTGACGCAATCCAAGCCGGAGCGAAAGACTTCATCGTTAAACCGTTCCAATCGGACAGAGTTATTGAAGCCATCAACAAGACGCTTGGCGTATAA
- a CDS encoding flagellar biosynthetic protein FliO: MMMAASDRLGSSSTTGYYLQLFYVFIVLAIIIALIVFLIRFLGKKNQSWMQGRSIRTLGAVGMGPNKSLQLVEIGGSIYVIGVGEDVRLVDKISDPAEVALIQAAFEQDSGIHNGALPPFITKLAAKLRKDKPPEEMELDDTSSFHEVFESKLRSVPNRKEKVEELLREDHKDS, encoded by the coding sequence ATGATGATGGCAGCTTCTGACAGATTGGGCTCAAGTAGTACTACCGGGTATTATTTACAGTTGTTTTATGTCTTTATCGTACTTGCCATCATCATTGCGTTGATCGTGTTCCTGATTCGCTTTCTAGGCAAAAAGAATCAGAGCTGGATGCAGGGCCGCTCCATTCGTACTTTGGGTGCGGTTGGTATGGGCCCTAACAAATCCCTTCAGCTCGTCGAAATTGGGGGCAGCATCTATGTGATCGGAGTTGGCGAAGACGTCCGGTTGGTGGACAAAATTTCTGATCCGGCTGAAGTTGCGCTTATCCAAGCTGCATTTGAACAGGATTCTGGAATACATAATGGGGCACTGCCGCCTTTTATAACGAAATTGGCGGCAAAACTCCGTAAAGACAAACCACCGGAAGAAATGGAGTTGGACGATACATCTTCTTTCCATGAAGTGTTCGAATCCAAGCTGCGCAGCGTACCGAACCGGAAAGAAAAGGTCGAAGAATTGCTGCGGGAGGATCATAAGGATTCATGA
- the fliP gene encoding flagellar type III secretion system pore protein FliP (The bacterial flagellar biogenesis protein FliP forms a type III secretion system (T3SS)-type pore required for flagellar assembly.): protein MNKKISYAITIFIMFGLLFSHTAFADPIPNIDIQIGNEGDAPGTSSLSLILLITILSIAPAILVLMTSFTRIVIVLGFVRTSLGTQQTPPNQVLIGLALFLTLFVMAPTLSSMNEVALQPYLKGEITQAEALDKAQDPMKKFMFAHTREKDLLLFMNYTGAEKPESYEDIPLTVLVPAFAISELKTGFQMGFMIFIPFLVIDIVVASVLMAMGMMMLPPVMISLPFKILLFVLVDGWYLVVKSMLMSFNP, encoded by the coding sequence ATGAATAAAAAGATCTCGTACGCTATCACGATTTTCATCATGTTTGGATTATTGTTTTCCCATACGGCATTCGCGGATCCGATTCCGAACATTGATATTCAAATCGGTAATGAGGGAGATGCACCGGGGACAAGCTCCTTGTCCTTGATACTCCTGATCACCATTCTTAGTATTGCACCGGCGATTCTGGTGCTGATGACAAGTTTTACAAGGATTGTTATCGTGCTCGGCTTTGTCCGTACTTCGCTCGGAACACAGCAAACACCGCCAAACCAAGTGTTGATCGGCCTGGCGCTGTTCCTTACCTTGTTCGTTATGGCTCCCACGTTATCCTCGATGAACGAGGTCGCGCTGCAGCCCTACCTCAAAGGAGAGATCACTCAAGCGGAAGCACTGGATAAGGCTCAAGACCCGATGAAGAAGTTCATGTTCGCGCACACAAGGGAAAAGGACCTGCTGCTGTTCATGAATTACACCGGCGCGGAGAAACCCGAATCCTACGAGGACATTCCATTAACGGTTTTAGTTCCGGCATTTGCCATTAGCGAGCTGAAGACGGGTTTCCAAATGGGCTTTATGATCTTCATCCCGTTTCTGGTCATCGATATCGTGGTTGCCAGCGTGCTGATGGCAATGGGGATGATGATGCTGCCGCCGGTCATGATCTCGCTGCCATTCAAGATTCTGCTCTTTGTTTTGGTGGACGGCTGGTATCTGGTAGTGAAATCCATGCTGATGAGCTTTAACCCGTAG
- the fliQ gene encoding flagellar biosynthesis protein FliQ: MSAEFIIGLAGQAVYIVLQVSAPMLVLALVVGLIISIFQATTQIQEQTLAFVPKIIIVLVALLLFGPWILTTLVDFTHGILDNLYKYIG; this comes from the coding sequence GTGAGCGCTGAATTTATTATCGGTCTGGCAGGACAAGCGGTCTATATTGTGCTCCAGGTGAGCGCGCCGATGCTGGTTCTCGCACTGGTTGTGGGACTAATCATCAGTATTTTTCAAGCGACAACACAAATCCAGGAACAGACGCTGGCTTTCGTACCAAAAATCATCATCGTTCTTGTAGCGTTACTGCTGTTTGGTCCTTGGATATTAACGACGTTAGTGGATTTTACGCACGGTATTTTGGACAATCTCTACAAATATATCGGATAG
- the fliR gene encoding flagellar biosynthetic protein FliR, whose translation MEWLQQSLPVFMLIFCRITSFFVISPVFASRGIPSSYKIALSAIIALIVYLSFGLGEVVPQDLSYAILIVQEVLVGLLLGFTAYLIMAVVQTAGALIDIQIGFSMANVIDPFTGTSTPLIGNFKYYLALLVFLSMNGHHYLFDAIMYSYDWIPITGDVFGKIHEGNVTDFLVRTFSHSFVLAIQMAAPLVAALFLTDVGLGFLARTAPQFNVFVIGIIIKIIVGLVLLMLLMPMLVSLFDHLFAKMFEALRELLGVLGDEPT comes from the coding sequence ATGGAATGGTTGCAGCAAAGTTTACCAGTTTTCATGCTTATTTTTTGTCGAATAACATCTTTTTTTGTAATATCGCCAGTGTTTGCTTCGCGCGGCATACCTTCTTCTTACAAAATAGCCCTGTCGGCCATTATCGCCCTGATCGTCTATCTATCGTTCGGGCTCGGGGAAGTGGTTCCGCAAGATCTGTCTTACGCCATCTTAATCGTCCAGGAAGTGCTGGTGGGACTGCTTCTAGGTTTCACTGCTTATCTCATCATGGCTGTCGTCCAAACCGCCGGGGCATTAATTGATATTCAGATCGGTTTCAGCATGGCGAATGTCATCGACCCGTTTACGGGGACGTCCACCCCATTAATCGGGAACTTCAAGTATTATCTCGCTCTGCTGGTGTTCCTGAGCATGAATGGTCACCATTATTTGTTTGATGCGATTATGTACAGTTATGATTGGATCCCGATCACGGGTGACGTGTTTGGGAAGATACATGAGGGTAACGTAACGGATTTTCTCGTTCGGACCTTCTCGCACTCGTTTGTATTGGCAATTCAAATGGCGGCTCCGCTGGTGGCAGCCCTGTTCCTGACCGATGTCGGGCTTGGCTTTCTGGCAAGGACGGCTCCGCAGTTCAACGTGTTTGTCATCGGGATTATTATCAAAATCATCGTTGGGCTCGTGCTGCTGATGCTGCTCATGCCGATGCTGGTGTCCCTGTTTGATCATCTGTTTGCCAAAATGTTTGAAGCGCTCCGCGAGCTGCTCGGCGTTCTTGGCGACGAGCCGACTTAA
- the flhB gene encoding flagellar biosynthesis protein FlhB, with protein MSYRYPVDLQLFAGEKTEKATPKKRQDTRKKGQVAKSMEVSGASVLLAAFFCLLIFGGYMRDRTVRLFTDIYINRLSMNVTKDNVMQLFGEYGVQILLLLAPLFISIFVIALVANYLQVGFMLTGETLKMKFSKIDPIKGFKNIFSMRSLVEFLKSVIKLTIIGYLVYSTLWAAREDLSSLSTMGPDTIFHFVADITMSLGFKIAIGLIILAVLDYMYQKYDYEKNIRMSKQDIKDEYKKMEGDPLIKGKIRERQRRMALQRMMQEVPNADVIITNPTHFAVAIKYDGSTMEAPQIIAKGQDFMALRIKEIAKEHGIITMENKPLARALYQRSEIGDSIPGDLFQAVAEVLAYVYKLKGKAK; from the coding sequence ATGTCATACCGGTATCCGGTCGACTTACAGCTGTTCGCTGGCGAAAAGACGGAGAAAGCCACACCGAAGAAGCGCCAGGATACGCGTAAGAAGGGCCAAGTTGCCAAGAGCATGGAGGTATCGGGTGCATCGGTTTTGCTGGCGGCTTTCTTCTGCCTGTTAATCTTTGGCGGTTATATGAGGGACCGCACCGTTCGACTATTCACCGATATATACATTAATCGGCTCTCCATGAATGTAACGAAAGATAATGTGATGCAGCTGTTCGGGGAATATGGCGTTCAAATCTTGCTTCTGCTCGCGCCTTTGTTCATTTCGATTTTCGTTATAGCGCTGGTCGCTAATTATTTGCAGGTCGGGTTTATGTTAACCGGCGAGACGCTGAAAATGAAGTTCAGCAAAATCGACCCCATCAAGGGGTTCAAAAATATATTCTCGATGCGTTCATTGGTCGAGTTTTTGAAATCGGTCATCAAGTTGACCATTATCGGTTACCTCGTGTACAGCACCTTGTGGGCTGCCAGGGAGGATTTATCCTCCTTATCGACGATGGGACCCGATACCATCTTTCATTTCGTGGCCGATATCACCATGTCGCTCGGTTTTAAGATTGCCATCGGGCTGATCATTCTGGCCGTTCTGGATTACATGTATCAGAAATACGATTACGAGAAAAACATTCGGATGTCCAAGCAGGACATCAAAGACGAGTACAAAAAAATGGAAGGCGATCCGCTGATCAAAGGAAAGATCAGGGAGCGCCAGCGTCGGATGGCACTTCAGCGGATGATGCAGGAAGTTCCGAATGCCGACGTCATCATCACGAACCCGACCCACTTTGCAGTGGCGATCAAATATGACGGGTCCACGATGGAAGCTCCGCAAATCATTGCAAAAGGTCAAGATTTCATGGCCTTGCGGATTAAGGAAATCGCGAAGGAACACGGAATTATAACGATGGAAAACAAGCCGCTGGCACGCGCTTTGTACCAACGGTCGGAAATCGGGGATTCGATTCCGGGAGACCTGTTCCAGGCCGTAGCGGAAGTGCTGGCCTATGTATATAAACTAAAAGGTAAAGCGAAATAA
- the flhA gene encoding flagellar biosynthesis protein FlhA, giving the protein MKIKDLSVLAGVIGIVLMMILPIPIWLLDVLLIINISLALIILLVAMNTKEALDFSIFPSLLLITTLFRVALNISTTKLILSEANAGEVVATFGKWIANGEIAVGFIVFLILVVVQFIVITKGSERVAEVAARFTLDAMPGKQMSIDADLNAGLINEQQARERRSKIEREADFYGAMDGASKFVKGDAIATIVIMLINLIGGFIIGISIHGMSFGDAMSTYSILTIGDGLVSQIPALLISTAAGLIVTRASSEGNLAEDLTGQLFSYPHLLYIVAGTVLLLGIFTPIHLITTAPIALILFIAARTMQNNLDRKQVEVEQLEEEQQIEEVRSPESVINLLQVDPIEFEFGYGLIPLADAQQGGDLLDRIIMIRRQCALELGLVVPVIRIRDNIQLKPNEYVIKIKGNAVGGGELLLNHYLAMSPGYEDDSVTGIETTEPAFGLPALWIDEAMKERADLAGYTVVDPPSVVATHLTELIKRHAHELIGRQETKALVDNIRESYPVLVDELIPSVLTIGEVQKVLAKLLREKISIRDMVTILETLADYGHYSKDPDVLTEYVRQALSRQITQQYAQEGEAMRVITVGPQLEKKIAESVQQSDQGSYLAMDPASTQSVFQKLSEQVNRIIQMGQQPVLLTSPAIRMYLRQVIERSMQDIPVLSYSELEPNVEIQSVGVVNL; this is encoded by the coding sequence GTGAAAATAAAAGATCTATCTGTCCTTGCGGGTGTCATTGGCATCGTACTCATGATGATTCTTCCGATCCCGATATGGCTGCTCGATGTACTTCTGATTATCAACATCTCGCTGGCGCTCATCATTTTGCTGGTGGCCATGAATACGAAGGAAGCGCTCGATTTCTCCATTTTTCCTTCCTTATTGCTCATCACGACACTCTTTCGAGTAGCGCTTAACATATCGACAACGAAGCTGATCCTGTCGGAAGCTAACGCAGGCGAAGTTGTTGCCACGTTCGGCAAATGGATTGCCAACGGCGAAATTGCGGTTGGCTTCATCGTCTTCTTGATCCTCGTCGTCGTACAGTTCATCGTCATTACCAAAGGGTCGGAACGGGTAGCCGAGGTTGCGGCAAGATTTACCCTCGACGCGATGCCGGGTAAGCAGATGAGCATCGATGCGGATCTGAACGCGGGTCTGATCAATGAGCAGCAAGCCAGGGAGCGCCGCAGCAAGATCGAGCGCGAAGCCGACTTTTACGGCGCCATGGATGGTGCGAGTAAATTCGTCAAGGGTGATGCCATCGCCACGATCGTCATCATGCTCATCAACCTGATCGGCGGATTTATTATCGGGATCTCGATTCACGGCATGTCGTTCGGAGACGCGATGAGCACCTACTCGATCCTGACGATCGGGGACGGATTGGTCAGCCAGATTCCGGCTCTCCTGATTTCCACGGCCGCGGGCCTGATTGTTACGCGTGCTTCATCCGAAGGAAATCTGGCTGAGGATCTGACGGGGCAGCTCTTCTCATATCCCCATCTGTTGTACATCGTTGCAGGAACCGTCCTGCTGCTGGGAATCTTCACACCGATTCATCTGATCACGACCGCGCCGATTGCACTCATACTATTTATCGCGGCACGGACGATGCAGAACAATTTGGATCGCAAGCAGGTGGAAGTGGAGCAGCTGGAAGAGGAACAGCAGATCGAAGAGGTGCGAAGCCCGGAAAGCGTGATCAACCTCTTGCAGGTCGATCCTATCGAATTCGAATTCGGATATGGGTTGATTCCGCTGGCAGACGCTCAGCAGGGCGGGGACTTATTGGACCGTATCATTATGATCCGGAGACAATGCGCGCTTGAACTGGGACTCGTCGTGCCGGTCATCCGAATTCGCGACAATATTCAACTAAAACCGAACGAATATGTCATAAAAATAAAAGGGAATGCTGTCGGCGGCGGTGAATTATTATTAAATCACTATCTCGCCATGAGCCCGGGATACGAGGACGATTCCGTAACAGGGATCGAAACGACGGAACCGGCGTTCGGGCTTCCTGCACTGTGGATTGACGAAGCCATGAAGGAACGGGCGGATCTGGCCGGTTATACCGTTGTGGATCCACCGTCCGTCGTTGCTACCCATCTGACGGAACTCATTAAGAGACATGCCCATGAGCTGATCGGACGCCAGGAAACCAAGGCATTGGTCGACAATATTCGAGAAAGCTATCCGGTCCTTGTGGACGAGCTCATTCCTTCCGTGCTGACCATCGGGGAAGTGCAAAAGGTATTGGCCAAGCTCCTTCGCGAGAAGATCTCCATCCGCGATATGGTTACGATTCTCGAGACCCTTGCCGACTACGGGCATTATTCGAAGGACCCTGATGTCCTTACCGAATATGTAAGGCAAGCCCTCTCACGGCAGATTACACAGCAATACGCTCAAGAAGGAGAGGCGATGCGGGTCATCACGGTCGGACCGCAGCTGGAGAAGAAGATCGCCGAGAGCGTTCAGCAGAGCGACCAAGGAAGCTATCTCGCGATGGATCCGGCATCCACGCAGAGCGTGTTTCAAAAGCTCAGTGAGCAGGTCAATCGTATTATTCAGATGGGACAGCAGCCCGTGCTTCTGACCTCGCCGGCCATAAGAATGTATTTGCGGCAGGTCATAGAACGAAGCATGCAGGATATCCCGGTGTTGTCCTATAGCGAGCTGGAGCCTAACGTCGAAATTCAAAGTGTCGGAGTGGTGAACTTATGA
- the flhF gene encoding flagellar biosynthesis protein FlhF, protein MRVKRYIVDTMPEAMQHIRTDLGADAVILSTKETKVGGFLGMFTRKKIEVIAAVEQAEKPKGSAPVKPKVTPSVPSGAVPKAYQRTAEISKQGPKTSPLPVNNADAAADARQEADYSRFAELLSQVAASEEVVDRQKDGVSQTQQPAEADPAAERSDSTEAAASLEAKKPSRGGQEESLSSRLGISESEQRVLEELKEMKEWIARLSRQNLEAQHLPEPLHVIRDQLLKQDLSAKLAEEWLAAAEDAWKASQMQMSETELLNVIYKQAEAFLEGRIGDGVQPGTRIVYVAGPTGVGKTTTIAKIAAEQLFRNQRKVGFITSDTYRISAVEQLRTYASILNVPMEVVQSPGDMQRALQKLQDCDLVLMDTAGRNYRNELLVSELQSLFSHSDQSETYLVLSLTSKSSDMIEIADHFSKYELDKVIFTKMDETGSYGALFNLIDAHNLRLSYMTNGQNVPDDLLMADPERLCRLLLGESRT, encoded by the coding sequence ATGAGAGTGAAAAGGTATATCGTCGACACGATGCCTGAGGCGATGCAGCATATTCGTACGGATTTGGGTGCGGATGCCGTCATACTGAGCACGAAGGAAACCAAGGTAGGCGGGTTCCTCGGGATGTTCACCCGCAAGAAAATAGAGGTGATCGCGGCGGTAGAGCAGGCGGAAAAGCCCAAGGGCTCTGCGCCGGTCAAGCCCAAAGTTACGCCTTCTGTTCCATCAGGGGCGGTACCCAAAGCCTACCAGCGAACGGCTGAAATTTCAAAGCAAGGCCCTAAAACCTCCCCGCTTCCAGTGAATAACGCGGATGCCGCAGCGGATGCGCGGCAAGAGGCCGACTATAGCCGCTTTGCCGAGTTGCTTAGCCAGGTGGCAGCTTCCGAGGAGGTTGTGGACAGGCAAAAGGACGGGGTCAGCCAGACGCAGCAGCCTGCAGAGGCTGATCCGGCAGCGGAACGCAGCGATTCAACGGAAGCCGCTGCTTCTCTTGAAGCAAAGAAACCATCCCGCGGGGGACAGGAGGAGTCGTTAAGTTCACGACTGGGAATCAGCGAATCCGAACAGAGAGTCCTTGAAGAGCTTAAGGAAATGAAGGAATGGATCGCGCGATTATCCAGGCAGAATCTGGAGGCGCAGCATCTTCCCGAGCCGTTGCATGTTATCCGGGATCAGCTCCTGAAGCAGGATTTATCGGCCAAGCTGGCGGAAGAGTGGCTCGCGGCCGCGGAAGATGCCTGGAAAGCCAGCCAAATGCAGATGAGCGAGACCGAGCTTCTGAACGTGATTTACAAGCAGGCCGAGGCGTTCCTTGAGGGGCGTATCGGCGACGGCGTTCAGCCCGGGACGCGGATCGTATATGTCGCTGGCCCAACGGGGGTCGGCAAAACAACCACGATTGCGAAGATCGCTGCAGAGCAGCTGTTCCGCAATCAACGCAAGGTAGGCTTCATTACGTCCGATACGTATCGGATATCCGCCGTTGAACAGCTTCGCACTTATGCTTCCATTCTCAATGTGCCGATGGAAGTCGTGCAGTCGCCCGGCGACATGCAGCGAGCCCTTCAGAAGCTCCAGGACTGCGATTTGGTATTAATGGATACGGCCGGCCGGAACTATCGGAATGAGCTGCTCGTTTCCGAGCTTCAAAGCCTGTTCTCCCATTCCGATCAAAGCGAAACTTATCTTGTCCTCAGCCTCACATCCAAGAGCAGCGATATGATCGAAATCGCGGATCATTTCAGCAAATACGAGCTGGATAAGGTTATTTTCACGAAGATGGATGAAACCGGAAGCTACGGCGCCTTGTTTAATCTGATCGATGCCCACAACCTTCGCCTGTCTTATATGACCAATGGTCAAAATGTGCCCGATGATCTGTTGATGGCCGACCCTGAACGGTTATGCCGTCTGCTGCTGGGAGAGAGTCGTACATGA
- a CDS encoding MinD/ParA family protein, translating to MTDQAHSLRQLVSAQQPGESAKATSARTAKIITVSSGKGGVGKSNFTLNFALTLQSMGKRVLVFDADIGMANIDVLMGVSSRYSLYHLIRREKSIEEVIQHGPDKLPYIAGGSGLADMMSLSEEEMDYFISQIERIASGMDYIIFDTGAGLSKENMKFITSADQCLVVTTPEPTSITDAYALIKVVHGTESKVPFSLIVNRAGDEEEAREAAGKIILTAQRFLDIDIKLLGSIADDTHVVQSVKRQVPFTAAYPRCNASSDIRRIALRYLAVPAAAEPETPKGIKGFMHRWLKRTK from the coding sequence ATGACGGATCAAGCTCACTCGCTTCGCCAGTTGGTTTCGGCCCAGCAGCCCGGGGAGAGCGCCAAGGCGACCTCCGCAAGAACCGCCAAGATCATAACGGTCAGCAGCGGCAAGGGCGGGGTTGGGAAATCCAATTTCACGTTGAATTTTGCATTGACTTTGCAATCGATGGGAAAAAGGGTTCTGGTCTTTGATGCCGATATCGGCATGGCAAACATTGACGTTCTGATGGGTGTAAGCTCTCGGTACAGCCTGTATCATCTCATTCGCCGGGAGAAGAGCATAGAAGAAGTGATTCAGCATGGGCCGGACAAGCTGCCTTACATTGCCGGAGGTTCGGGTTTGGCGGACATGATGTCCCTGTCCGAGGAAGAGATGGATTATTTCATATCCCAGATCGAGCGCATTGCTTCCGGGATGGACTACATTATCTTCGATACAGGGGCCGGGCTATCCAAGGAAAACATGAAGTTTATTACGTCCGCTGATCAATGCCTTGTCGTTACGACGCCGGAGCCGACGTCCATCACGGATGCCTATGCGTTAATCAAGGTGGTCCACGGCACGGAAAGCAAGGTTCCGTTCAGCCTGATCGTCAACCGTGCAGGGGACGAGGAAGAGGCTCGTGAGGCGGCGGGCAAAATTATTTTGACGGCCCAGCGTTTTCTGGACATCGACATCAAGCTGCTCGGCTCGATTGCCGATGATACGCATGTAGTCCAGTCCGTCAAGCGGCAGGTTCCGTTTACGGCAGCCTATCCACGGTGCAACGCTTCCAGCGATATCAGACGGATCGCTCTTCGTTACTTGGCCGTTCCTGCTGCCGCGGAGCCGGAAACCCCGAAGGGAATCAAAGGATTTATGCATCGATGGCTTAAACGTACGAAATGA